A single region of the Pelobates fuscus isolate aPelFus1 chromosome 4, aPelFus1.pri, whole genome shotgun sequence genome encodes:
- the CHCHD7 gene encoding coiled-coil-helix-coiled-coil-helix domain-containing protein 7, translating to MSRNKRMRDQDLNPCMKESDASSKCMDDNNYQKEMCTIYFIKYKNCRKFWNEVMTKRRREGVTPYMPTAEERDNILRSFESVPY from the exons ATGTCTAGAAATAAGCGAATGAGGGACCAGGACCTAAATCCCTGCATGAAG GAAAGTGATGCGTCTTCGAAGTGCATGGACGACAACAACTACCAGAAGGAAATGTGTACCATTTACTTCATAAAGTACAAGAATTGTAGAAAGTTTTGG aaTGAGGTTATGACGAAAAGAAGAAGAGAAGGAGTGACACCCTATATGCCAACAGCAGAAGAGAGAGACAATATATTGAGGTCCTTCGAAAGTGTGCCATATTGA